One Candidatus Glassbacteria bacterium genomic region harbors:
- a CDS encoding Nif3-like dinuclear metal center hexameric protein — translation MTIARKELAAHLDEVLEIDNWAGIDKSLNGLQVEGDERVENVTLAVDGCRETFERCASMGRKFLIVHHGLFWGQPLAITGSHCERVKTLLAAGISLYAAHFPLDFHPQLGHNARIARLLELEDRGALVLDSGLPVGTLAENPRPERLESFVRRLDEILDTDCHVLTFGPEEVRRVGIIAGDGNKLLDEPLSERIDTFVTGEQNHTVYHFAREFGVNVVFAGHYATEVPGLLALGDHLRQKFELDCKLIPAPTGL, via the coding sequence ATGACAATCGCACGCAAAGAGCTGGCGGCCCACCTGGACGAGGTCCTGGAAATCGACAACTGGGCCGGTATCGACAAGTCGCTCAACGGCCTGCAGGTCGAGGGCGACGAGCGGGTGGAGAATGTGACCCTGGCGGTCGACGGCTGCCGGGAAACGTTCGAACGCTGCGCCTCGATGGGTCGGAAATTCCTGATCGTCCACCACGGCCTGTTCTGGGGCCAGCCGCTGGCGATTACCGGCAGCCACTGCGAACGGGTAAAAACCCTGCTGGCTGCGGGGATCTCGCTCTACGCCGCCCACTTTCCGCTCGATTTCCATCCGCAACTCGGCCACAATGCCCGGATCGCGCGGCTGCTGGAACTGGAGGACAGGGGTGCGCTGGTGCTCGACTCGGGCCTGCCGGTCGGCACGCTGGCCGAGAATCCGCGGCCGGAGAGGCTGGAAAGTTTTGTCCGCCGCCTTGACGAAATCCTGGATACCGACTGCCACGTGCTGACGTTCGGGCCGGAAGAAGTCCGCCGGGTGGGGATTATCGCCGGGGACGGCAATAAATTACTGGACGAGCCGTTAAGCGAACGGATCGATACGTTCGTCACCGGCGAGCAGAACCATACCGTCTACCATTTCGCCCGCGAGTTCGGAGTCAACGTGGTTTTTGCCGGCCACTACGCCACCGAGGTGCCCGGCCTGCTCGCACTCGGAGACCACCTTCGGCAGAAATTCGAGCTGGACTGCAAGTTGATTCCAGCCCCCACGGGACTGTGA
- a CDS encoding DUF4962 domain-containing protein yields the protein MKTGAWILLAAALSVSALSCNPFNQAQHKESATSVERPIDKLSGVHPRLLLTGTRLERLKAGLMTTHSWLWERYRQDLSSMVAAARSKNDPDDVRRLGDMATELALAWVMTGDDSLYTVARDHLLRLTDPATWEAPGSLIYLIGSHFLMGISLSYDWLYPKLTSAERAQVAECLGREAQAQYKSIVNGRIWWRNQYYQNHSHSNYCGLAFAAAALWGEDDRAGQWMNVCEEFFDKLLEVLPEDGSSVEGYAYAGYGAEYVLNYSAMASDLLSKDYTGSPWMQNFADFLLHGLLPYRTQSTWAMTFGDGPQRGWTSTAQHLFYLASVYRDGRAQWMGRETVGLREKGLGSQGWMMLTYYDPSVEGTPPLDFPTSAYFPEVGQVMMRSAWDDTSGTLVGIKCGPFMGKSHSAGAEFDWGTGHAEPDAGSFQIFSHGKFLAIGALYTGFKLTGNHNAMLFKGKGQLGENMPGFASIEALEFGHYPQIVHTSFSPETDYVVGDVAKAYHPALGVEKYLRHWLYLKPDILLVADEIELSGKGMVYDFPAPELETGLGMTHNRYGQVTGNEGEAYTIFEGAGGIYRIYACYLDNSPEQADYSVLVDGREIHSWKSHNENIDDNLIAVTPPVELIKGSRISFRGSGMTDYWRLTKMAAYSEEIAVPRSARWLMHFEPDTRVEMEAARISVHSGGVSLDYYFLAPEGAEPNVEEHVTAGADLEPFNYETTRRLVVEPEFSCESLTVITLINLRHSTDQPLQGVASSREGDATEIRWIKNGTKRSINWSLLKRSFSLDEK from the coding sequence ATGAAAACCGGAGCCTGGATTTTGCTGGCGGCAGCCCTGTCTGTCAGCGCCCTTTCCTGTAACCCGTTCAACCAAGCGCAGCACAAGGAATCTGCTACCTCGGTCGAACGGCCGATAGATAAACTGAGCGGTGTTCATCCCAGGCTCCTGTTGACCGGTACCAGGCTTGAAAGACTCAAGGCAGGCTTGATGACAACCCATAGCTGGCTCTGGGAAAGATACCGGCAGGACCTGTCATCAATGGTGGCCGCCGCCCGCAGTAAGAACGATCCGGACGACGTACGCCGGCTCGGTGACATGGCCACGGAGTTGGCGCTCGCCTGGGTGATGACCGGCGATGACAGCCTGTACACTGTCGCCCGCGACCATCTCCTTCGTCTCACCGACCCGGCTACCTGGGAGGCTCCGGGCTCACTGATCTACCTGATCGGCAGCCATTTCCTGATGGGGATCAGCCTGTCCTACGACTGGCTTTATCCGAAGCTCACTTCCGCCGAACGGGCTCAGGTGGCCGAATGCCTGGGCCGGGAGGCACAGGCCCAGTACAAGTCGATCGTGAATGGCCGGATATGGTGGCGCAACCAGTATTACCAGAACCATTCACACTCAAATTACTGCGGGTTGGCTTTCGCCGCCGCGGCGCTCTGGGGTGAAGACGACCGGGCCGGGCAATGGATGAATGTTTGCGAGGAGTTTTTCGACAAATTGCTTGAAGTGTTGCCCGAGGACGGTTCCTCGGTCGAGGGCTACGCCTATGCGGGCTACGGAGCCGAGTATGTACTGAATTACTCTGCAATGGCCTCCGATCTGCTGAGCAAGGACTACACCGGTTCACCCTGGATGCAGAATTTTGCCGACTTCCTGTTGCACGGTTTGCTGCCATACCGCACTCAAAGTACCTGGGCGATGACGTTCGGTGATGGCCCGCAGCGCGGCTGGACCTCCACCGCTCAGCACCTGTTCTACCTGGCATCGGTGTACCGTGACGGCCGGGCCCAATGGATGGGCCGGGAGACCGTGGGATTACGGGAAAAAGGACTGGGAAGCCAGGGCTGGATGATGCTGACCTATTACGATCCGTCCGTGGAGGGGACTCCACCGTTGGATTTTCCAACATCGGCGTATTTCCCGGAAGTCGGTCAGGTGATGATGCGTTCGGCTTGGGACGATACATCAGGAACCCTGGTCGGCATCAAGTGCGGGCCGTTCATGGGTAAGTCCCATTCGGCCGGCGCCGAGTTCGACTGGGGTACCGGTCACGCCGAGCCGGATGCGGGTTCCTTCCAGATTTTTTCACACGGAAAATTCTTGGCGATCGGGGCTCTCTACACCGGGTTCAAGCTGACCGGGAATCATAACGCGATGCTGTTCAAAGGCAAGGGCCAGCTTGGTGAAAACATGCCAGGCTTCGCTTCGATCGAAGCACTTGAATTCGGGCATTATCCGCAGATAGTTCACACCAGCTTCAGTCCCGAAACGGATTATGTGGTTGGTGATGTGGCGAAAGCCTATCACCCGGCGCTCGGAGTCGAAAAATACCTGCGACACTGGTTGTATTTAAAACCGGATATCCTGCTGGTTGCAGACGAGATTGAACTCTCCGGGAAGGGCATGGTTTACGATTTCCCCGCTCCCGAGCTTGAAACCGGCCTGGGGATGACTCATAACCGGTACGGACAGGTTACAGGCAATGAGGGAGAGGCTTATACAATTTTCGAAGGTGCCGGGGGAATATACAGGATTTACGCCTGCTATCTCGATAACTCGCCGGAGCAGGCTGATTATTCAGTACTGGTCGATGGTAGGGAAATCCATAGTTGGAAGAGCCACAACGAAAATATCGACGATAACCTGATTGCGGTTACTCCTCCTGTCGAGCTGATAAAAGGCAGCCGGATATCATTCCGTGGCTCTGGAATGACAGATTACTGGCGGTTGACAAAAATGGCCGCTTACAGCGAAGAGATAGCCGTGCCGAGGAGCGCGCGGTGGCTGATGCATTTCGAGCCGGACACCAGGGTTGAAATGGAGGCTGCACGAATTTCAGTGCATTCCGGCGGAGTGTCACTCGATTACTATTTTCTGGCACCGGAAGGCGCTGAGCCGAATGTGGAGGAACATGTGACAGCTGGAGCCGACCTCGAGCCGTTCAATTATGAAACCACCAGGAGACTGGTAGTGGAGCCTGAATTCAGCTGCGAAAGTTTGACAGTGATCACTCTGATCAACCTGAGGCACAGTACCGACCAACCATTACAGGGAGTGGCCAGCAGCCGGGAAGGGGATGCCACTGAGATCCGCTGGATAAAAAACGGCACCAAAAGAAGTATCAACTGGTCGCTGCTTAAGCGATCGTTCAGTCTTGACGAGAAATAA
- a CDS encoding site-specific integrase — translation MHKVVDREIHRLGLKAEDGSKLRFHDFRHFRASQWINAGASLEDVQVALGHRSRITTEKYVTVDKQAVGARLSLIKSPDR, via the coding sequence ATCCACAAGGTCGTTGACAGGGAAATTCACAGGCTCGGGTTAAAGGCAGAGGACGGGTCAAAACTCCGTTTTCATGATTTCCGCCATTTCAGGGCAAGCCAGTGGATCAATGCCGGCGCAAGTCTCGAAGATGTCCAGGTTGCTCTTGGACACAGGAGCAGGATAACAACGGAGAAGTATGTCACAGTAGATAAGCAGGCTGTCGGGGCAAGGCTGAGCCTAATCAAAAGCCCTGATAGATAG
- a CDS encoding phosphoglycerate dehydrogenase: MKVLVADKVSAEGLEILEQADGVEVEVKTGLSEDELAAAVAGADGLVIRSGAKVTRKVIEAADKLRVIGRAGVGVDNVDLDAATEKGIVVMNTPDGNTIAAAEHTVGLIVSLARNIPQADRSLKEGRWDRSLYVGSELQGKTLGVVGLGRIGSHVARVAQSLRMKVIAFDPYYPAERAAENDIGLVELDALFENADIITLHVPATEETKGMVNAARLAKMKNSALLVNCARGALVDEAALLDALKAGKIAGAALDVYSKEPPECRELVEHERVVSTPHLGASTREAQINVGVQIARQIIAALKGGACDNAVNLPLTDTGVLERFGRFIELTERIGVFAAQFIDGAIEKVTLALAGECRDAAEPLKLAVLKGILTPATGGNVNFVNAPYLARSRGIKVESTLTESDDYTNLVIVSVKTQKESCRMDGTVFGEELPRIVRINEFFMDVNPRGHLLALKNQDVPGVIGQVGGILGDAGINIGEYRLGREETNKNTLSLVSTDTAASDVVVEKLRKVKGMQLVKRMYVP; the protein is encoded by the coding sequence ATGAAAGTACTGGTTGCAGACAAAGTATCCGCCGAGGGTCTGGAGATACTGGAGCAGGCCGATGGCGTGGAAGTGGAAGTCAAAACAGGGCTGAGCGAGGACGAGCTGGCAGCGGCGGTTGCCGGGGCCGACGGCCTGGTGATCCGCAGCGGAGCGAAAGTGACCCGCAAGGTGATCGAGGCGGCGGACAAGCTGCGCGTGATCGGCCGGGCCGGCGTGGGCGTCGACAATGTCGATCTGGACGCCGCCACCGAGAAGGGTATCGTGGTGATGAACACGCCCGACGGCAACACGATCGCCGCGGCCGAACACACGGTGGGCCTGATAGTTTCGCTGGCGCGCAATATCCCCCAGGCGGACAGGTCGCTGAAAGAGGGCCGCTGGGACCGCTCCCTGTATGTGGGCAGCGAACTGCAGGGCAAAACCCTGGGCGTGGTCGGACTGGGACGGATCGGTTCGCACGTGGCCCGGGTGGCCCAGTCGCTGCGGATGAAAGTGATCGCGTTCGACCCCTACTACCCCGCCGAACGGGCCGCGGAGAACGATATCGGGCTGGTGGAGCTGGATGCGCTGTTCGAGAATGCCGATATCATCACCCTGCACGTACCCGCCACCGAGGAGACCAAAGGGATGGTCAACGCCGCCCGGCTGGCTAAAATGAAAAATTCCGCGCTGCTGGTCAACTGCGCACGCGGGGCGCTGGTGGATGAGGCCGCGCTGCTGGATGCGCTGAAGGCTGGAAAGATCGCCGGGGCGGCGCTCGATGTCTACAGCAAGGAGCCGCCGGAATGCCGCGAGCTGGTGGAGCACGAACGCGTGGTGTCGACTCCCCACCTGGGAGCCTCAACCCGCGAGGCCCAGATCAACGTCGGCGTGCAGATCGCCCGCCAGATTATCGCCGCGCTCAAGGGCGGAGCCTGCGACAACGCGGTCAATCTGCCGCTCACCGACACCGGCGTTCTGGAGCGGTTCGGCCGCTTTATCGAGCTTACCGAGCGGATCGGCGTGTTCGCCGCGCAGTTCATCGACGGGGCGATCGAGAAGGTGACCCTGGCGCTGGCCGGCGAGTGCCGGGATGCGGCGGAGCCGCTCAAGCTGGCGGTGCTCAAGGGGATACTCACCCCGGCCACCGGCGGCAACGTCAATTTCGTCAACGCCCCCTATCTGGCCAGAAGCCGCGGGATCAAGGTCGAGAGCACGCTGACCGAGAGCGACGACTACACCAACCTGGTAATCGTCTCGGTCAAGACCCAGAAGGAATCGTGCCGGATGGACGGGACCGTGTTCGGCGAGGAACTGCCGCGGATAGTGCGGATCAACGAGTTCTTCATGGACGTCAACCCCCGCGGCCACCTGCTGGCGCTCAAGAACCAGGACGTGCCGGGTGTGATCGGCCAGGTGGGCGGCATCCTGGGCGATGCCGGGATTAATATCGGCGAGTACCGTCTGGGCCGCGAAGAGACCAACAAGAATACGCTCTCGCTGGTCAGCACCGACACGGCCGCCTCCGACGTGGTCGTGGAGAAACTGAGGAAAGTCAAGGGGATGCAGCTTGTCAAGCGGATGTATGTACCCTGA
- a CDS encoding adenylosuccinate synthase: MPSLVVIGSQWGDEGKGKIVDYLASKADLVARFQGGANAGHTVVVEGTQFILHQIPSGIIFPQPVCVIGNGVVIDPAGFSEERRSLEESGISTGGRIKISSKAHLLLDYHKVLDRERETARGKGKIGTTGRGIGPAYEDKISRCGIRVMDFHDTAKLRAKIEANVELKNKLLGAIGSDERVDAAEVTAGLIQHRDEFLELEADVSLLIHERLADGQNLLLEGAQGLMLDVDHGTYPYVTSSNTSIGGALAGLGIGPRMIDHVLGVVKAYTTRVGNGPMPTELTGPDGERLRELGAEYGATTGRPRRCGWFDAVVTRYSQRINGLTGLAVTKLDVLDSLDEIRICNAYRHNGQILTEFPHDPDVLENCEPIYETMQGWQSPTGDITEYDELPAEARAYLERIGEIMNCPIKLVSVGVQRDQIINRGYGF, from the coding sequence GTGCCATCGCTTGTTGTTATCGGCTCCCAGTGGGGAGATGAGGGCAAGGGAAAAATTGTCGACTACCTGGCCAGCAAGGCCGATCTCGTGGCCCGGTTCCAGGGCGGCGCCAACGCCGGCCACACGGTGGTGGTCGAAGGGACCCAGTTTATCCTGCATCAGATTCCCAGCGGGATTATTTTCCCCCAGCCTGTCTGCGTTATCGGCAACGGCGTGGTGATCGACCCGGCCGGTTTCAGCGAGGAACGCCGCAGCCTGGAAGAGAGCGGTATTTCCACCGGCGGCCGGATCAAGATCAGTTCCAAGGCGCACCTTCTGCTGGATTACCACAAGGTACTCGACCGCGAGCGCGAGACGGCCAGGGGCAAGGGAAAAATCGGTACCACCGGCCGCGGGATCGGCCCGGCCTACGAAGACAAGATCAGCCGCTGCGGGATCCGAGTGATGGATTTCCACGACACCGCCAAGCTGCGCGCCAAGATTGAAGCAAACGTGGAATTGAAAAACAAGCTGCTCGGGGCGATCGGCAGCGACGAGCGGGTGGACGCCGCCGAGGTGACCGCCGGGTTGATTCAGCACCGCGACGAGTTTCTGGAGCTGGAGGCCGACGTTTCCCTGCTGATCCACGAACGACTGGCCGATGGCCAGAACCTCCTGTTGGAGGGTGCTCAGGGCCTGATGCTGGACGTGGACCACGGCACGTACCCGTATGTCACCTCCAGCAACACGAGTATTGGCGGAGCGCTGGCCGGGCTTGGTATCGGCCCGCGGATGATCGACCACGTGCTGGGAGTGGTGAAAGCCTACACTACCAGGGTGGGTAACGGCCCGATGCCGACCGAATTGACCGGCCCCGACGGCGAGCGTCTCCGCGAACTCGGCGCCGAGTACGGCGCCACCACCGGCAGGCCCCGTCGCTGCGGCTGGTTCGACGCCGTGGTTACCCGCTACAGCCAGCGGATCAACGGTCTGACAGGACTGGCGGTGACCAAGCTCGACGTGCTCGACTCGCTGGATGAGATCAGGATCTGCAACGCTTACCGTCACAACGGACAGATTTTGACCGAGTTCCCCCACGATCCCGACGTGCTGGAGAACTGCGAGCCGATTTATGAAACCATGCAGGGCTGGCAGAGCCCGACCGGTGATATCACCGAGTACGATGAACTCCCTGCCGAGGCGCGTGCATACCTCGAACGCATCGGCGAGATCATGAACTGTCCGATCAAGCTGGTGAGTGTGGGAGTACAGCGGGACCAGATTATCAACCGCGGGTACGGGTTCTGA